In a single window of the Streptomyces sp. NBC_00353 genome:
- the nudC gene encoding NAD(+) diphosphatase: MSTFDNATDRPIGLTAPSGIDRAAHHRLDEAWLSAAWSHPTTRVFVVSGGQVLIDDTADGGTEIVMTPAFEAPVTETHRYFLGTDEDGVSYFALQKDSLPGRMDQPARPAGLREAGLLLGPRDAGLMVHAVALENWQRLHRFCSRCGERTVIAAAGHIRRCQACGAEHYPRTDPAVIMLVTDDQDRALLGRQVHWPEGRFSTLAGFVEPGESIEQSVAREVFEEAGVTVGEVEYIASQPWPFPSSLMLGFMARATSSEINVDGEEIEEARWFSREDLTAAFESGEVLPPFGISIAARLIELWYGKPLPRPGSVG; the protein is encoded by the coding sequence GTGAGCACCTTCGACAACGCGACAGACCGGCCCATCGGTCTCACCGCGCCCAGCGGCATCGACCGCGCCGCGCACCACCGCCTCGACGAGGCCTGGCTCTCCGCCGCCTGGAGCCACCCGACCACCCGCGTCTTCGTGGTCTCGGGCGGGCAGGTGCTGATCGACGACACGGCCGACGGCGGTACGGAGATCGTCATGACCCCGGCCTTCGAGGCTCCGGTCACCGAGACCCACCGCTACTTCCTCGGCACCGACGAGGACGGCGTCAGCTACTTCGCGCTCCAGAAGGACTCCCTGCCCGGCCGCATGGACCAGCCTGCCCGCCCGGCCGGCCTGCGTGAGGCCGGACTGCTGCTCGGCCCCCGCGACGCGGGGCTGATGGTGCACGCGGTGGCGCTGGAGAACTGGCAGCGGCTGCACCGCTTCTGCTCCCGCTGCGGCGAACGCACGGTCATCGCGGCGGCCGGCCACATCCGTCGCTGCCAGGCCTGCGGCGCCGAGCACTACCCGCGCACCGACCCCGCAGTGATCATGCTGGTCACGGACGACCAGGACCGTGCTCTGCTGGGCCGTCAGGTGCACTGGCCGGAAGGCCGCTTCTCGACGCTCGCGGGCTTCGTCGAGCCGGGGGAGTCGATCGAGCAGTCCGTGGCCCGCGAGGTGTTCGAGGAGGCGGGCGTCACGGTCGGCGAGGTCGAGTACATCGCCAGCCAGCCCTGGCCGTTCCCGTCGAGCCTGATGCTCGGTTTCATGGCCCGGGCCACCTCGTCGGAGATCAATGTGGACGGCGAGGAGATCGAGGAGGCCCGCTGGTTCTCCCGCGAGGACCTGACGGCGGCCTTCGAGTCGGGCGAGGTCCTGCCGCCGTTCGGCATCTCGATCGCGGCACGTCTGATCGAACTCTGGTACGGCAAGCCGCTCCCGAGGCCGGGCAGCGTCGGCTGA
- a CDS encoding dipeptidase produces the protein MSDTPDSAVRTYTEQHRTAFLDDLAEWLRIPSVSAQPEHDGDVRRSAEWLSAKLKETGFPVTEIWETAGAPAVFAEWPSDDPDAPTVLVYGHHDVQPAAREDGWDTDPFEPVIRDGRMYGRGAADDKGQVFFHTLGVRAHLATTGRTTPAVHLKLLVEGEEESGSPHFRSLVEQQAARLAADAVIVSDTGMWDETTPTVCTGMRGLAECEIELYGPEQDIHSGSFGGAVPNPATAVARLVAALHDADGRVAIPGFYDGVTELTDTERALFAELPFDEDTWLRSAKSQATTGEAGYSTLERIWARPTAEVNGIGGGYQGAGSKTIIPSSALVKISFRLVAGQDPDHVQQAVRVWAEARFPAGIRHRITFAPATRPCLTPLDHPALQAVARAMGRAFGQKILFTREGGSGPAADLQDVLGAPVLFLGISVPSDGWHAPNEKVELDLLLKGVETTAHLWGELSAALR, from the coding sequence ATGAGCGACACACCGGACAGCGCCGTCCGTACGTACACCGAGCAGCACCGCACAGCCTTCCTCGACGACCTCGCCGAGTGGCTGCGGATCCCCTCCGTCTCCGCCCAGCCGGAGCACGACGGAGACGTACGACGCAGCGCCGAGTGGCTGTCCGCCAAGCTCAAGGAGACCGGCTTCCCGGTCACGGAGATCTGGGAGACCGCAGGTGCGCCCGCGGTCTTCGCCGAGTGGCCGTCCGACGACCCGGACGCTCCGACCGTCCTCGTCTACGGGCACCACGACGTGCAGCCCGCAGCCCGGGAGGACGGCTGGGACACCGATCCGTTCGAACCGGTGATCCGGGACGGCCGGATGTACGGGCGCGGCGCGGCCGACGACAAGGGCCAGGTGTTCTTCCACACCCTCGGCGTCCGGGCTCACCTCGCCACCACCGGCCGCACCACCCCCGCCGTACACCTCAAGCTCCTCGTCGAGGGCGAGGAGGAGTCCGGCTCCCCGCACTTCCGCTCCCTGGTCGAGCAGCAGGCGGCGCGTCTGGCGGCGGACGCCGTGATCGTCTCCGACACCGGCATGTGGGACGAGACGACCCCGACGGTCTGCACGGGCATGCGCGGCCTCGCCGAGTGCGAGATCGAGCTGTACGGCCCCGAGCAGGACATCCACTCCGGGTCGTTCGGCGGCGCCGTCCCCAATCCGGCGACCGCCGTGGCCCGCCTCGTCGCCGCGCTGCACGACGCGGACGGACGGGTCGCGATCCCCGGCTTCTACGACGGCGTGACGGAACTCACCGACACCGAGCGCGCCCTCTTCGCCGAGCTCCCCTTCGACGAGGACACCTGGCTGCGCTCCGCCAAGTCGCAGGCCACGACGGGCGAGGCCGGCTACTCCACGCTGGAACGCATCTGGGCGCGCCCCACCGCCGAGGTCAATGGCATCGGCGGCGGCTACCAGGGTGCCGGAAGCAAGACCATCATTCCGTCCTCCGCCCTGGTGAAGATCAGCTTCCGGCTGGTCGCCGGCCAGGACCCCGACCACGTCCAGCAGGCCGTCCGCGTCTGGGCCGAGGCGCGGTTCCCGGCCGGCATCCGCCACCGGATCACCTTCGCCCCCGCCACCCGTCCCTGCCTGACCCCGCTGGACCACCCCGCCCTGCAGGCCGTGGCCCGAGCCATGGGACGGGCCTTCGGCCAGAAGATCCTCTTCACCCGCGAAGGAGGCTCGGGACCCGCCGCCGACCTGCAGGACGTGCTCGGCGCACCCGTCCTCTTCCTGGGCATCTCCGTACCGTCCGACGGCTGGCACGCCCCCAACGAGAAGGTCGAACTCGATCTCCTGCTCAAGGGCGTGGAGACCACCGCCCACCTGTGGGGCGAGCTGTCGGCCGCACTCCGCTGA